From a region of the Pelomicrobium methylotrophicum genome:
- a CDS encoding UDP-2,3-diacylglucosamine diphosphatase, translated as MPSTLFISDLHLAEERPRTAERFFRFLREEARQGCSLYILGDLFEYWIGDDDMDDPFNARVTAALAELNRAGVEILFLHGNRDFLVGSRWAEAVGARLIADPTLVELYGIPTLLMHGDTLCLDDKPYQAFRAQVRNPAYQRQFLDKPLAERRALARQLRTNSEKAKSGKTEAIMDVTPAAVEEVLRRYGYPRLIHGHTHRPARHVHELDGRRCERWVLTDWYDDRGGYLCVDESGCRPIPL; from the coding sequence ATGCCATCCACCCTCTTCATTTCCGATCTGCACCTGGCGGAGGAACGCCCCCGCACGGCCGAGCGGTTCTTTCGTTTCCTGCGGGAAGAGGCCCGACAGGGATGCTCGCTCTACATCCTCGGGGACCTGTTCGAATACTGGATCGGGGACGACGACATGGACGACCCGTTCAACGCGCGGGTCACGGCGGCGCTCGCGGAACTCAATCGAGCGGGCGTGGAGATCCTCTTCCTCCATGGCAACCGGGATTTCCTGGTGGGCAGCCGCTGGGCCGAGGCGGTCGGGGCCCGACTGATCGCCGATCCCACGCTGGTGGAACTCTACGGCATCCCCACCCTCCTCATGCACGGTGATACCCTCTGCCTCGACGACAAGCCCTACCAGGCCTTCCGCGCCCAGGTGCGCAACCCCGCGTACCAGCGTCAATTCTTGGACAAGCCTCTCGCTGAGCGTCGGGCGCTGGCGCGTCAGCTCCGGACGAACAGCGAAAAGGCGAAGAGCGGCAAGACCGAGGCCATCATGGACGTGACCCCCGCGGCGGTCGAAGAAGTCCTGAGGCGCTACGGCTACCCGCGGCTCATCCACGGCCATACCCACCGGCCGGCGCGCCACGTGCACGAGCTGGACGGCCGCCGTTGCGAGCGCTGGGTGCTCACCGACTGGTACGACGACCGTGGCGGCTATCTTTGCGTGGACGAAAGCGGGTGTCGCCCCATCCCGCTCTGA
- a CDS encoding peptidylprolyl isomerase has translation MVKMKTNFGEIAIELDAERAPTTVENFLSYVKSGFYDNTLFHRVIDGFMIQGGGFAPGMRQKATREPIKNEADNGLKNKAYTIAMARTSDPHSATSQFFINVTDNDFLDFKAPTQQGWGYCVFGRVVAGQDVVDRIKAVKTGTRGFHRDVPVEEVVIEKAWVE, from the coding sequence ATGGTCAAGATGAAAACCAACTTCGGCGAGATCGCCATCGAGCTCGATGCCGAGCGCGCCCCGACGACGGTGGAGAACTTTCTCTCCTACGTGAAGAGCGGGTTTTACGACAACACGCTGTTCCACCGCGTGATCGACGGCTTCATGATCCAGGGCGGTGGCTTCGCGCCAGGCATGCGTCAGAAGGCAACCCGGGAGCCCATCAAGAACGAGGCTGACAACGGCCTCAAGAACAAAGCCTATACCATCGCCATGGCCCGCACCTCCGACCCCCACTCGGCCACCTCCCAGTTCTTTATCAACGTGACCGACAACGACTTCCTCGACTTCAAGGCGCCCACCCAGCAAGGCTGGGGCTACTGCGTGTTCGGGCGGGTCGTGGCCGGCCAAGACGTGGTGGACCGCATCAAGGCGGTGAAGACCGGAACCCGAGGGTTTCACCGGGACGTGCCGGTGGAAGAGGTGGTGATCGAAAAGGCGTGGGTAGAATGA